A window of Cohnella herbarum contains these coding sequences:
- a CDS encoding sensor histidine kinase — protein sequence MKTLYVRIVLTFMAVAFVSGIIGVVLTSLYYQEKTKTNNEDKILQMGQSIRELYGQDSEMNLDTYLTGIAALGFQIYAVDESMRGKMFGGAFKRGKLTDEEIQSVLSGDIYHGMKEENNRLEIFSLFENSVRNTVGIPLPTKDGSNALFIRPNLEQQIGEIRIIVAVLLGFTFLVSLVMIVILTRFIVKPLQVLKKATQQIGKGDFNVGLEKSRNRKDEFGDLAEHFARMAESIRQLDRMRQEFVANVSHEFQTPLTSIQGFARAVLDKQVNAKQSERYLTIIEQESKRLSSLSKQLLKLAALDKEDQRLQMTTFRLDEQIREIIIMLEWQWSEKRLNLELELPEISIAADAHLLYEVWLNLISNGIYFTPIGGTVSVEIRDDGADGIVVEIRDSGIGIPESELKLIFERFHKADKVRSRSSSGSGLGLSIVSKIIALHQGTIEVRSEVGKGSTFIVRFPR from the coding sequence ATGAAGACGTTATATGTTCGTATCGTCCTTACGTTCATGGCCGTCGCTTTCGTGAGCGGCATTATCGGAGTCGTGCTGACGAGCCTGTATTATCAGGAAAAAACAAAGACGAACAACGAGGATAAAATACTGCAAATGGGTCAAAGTATCCGCGAGTTATACGGGCAAGATTCCGAAATGAATCTGGATACTTATTTAACGGGAATCGCCGCGTTAGGTTTTCAAATTTACGCCGTAGACGAGAGCATGCGGGGGAAAATGTTCGGAGGCGCGTTTAAGCGCGGCAAGCTGACCGATGAGGAAATTCAATCCGTATTGAGCGGCGATATCTACCACGGCATGAAGGAAGAGAACAATCGCTTAGAGATCTTTTCCTTATTCGAGAATAGCGTTCGCAACACCGTCGGAATTCCTCTGCCGACGAAGGATGGATCGAACGCTCTCTTCATTCGCCCTAATCTGGAGCAGCAGATCGGCGAAATTCGCATTATCGTCGCCGTTCTGCTCGGTTTTACTTTTCTCGTTAGCCTCGTCATGATCGTCATTCTGACCCGGTTCATCGTCAAGCCGCTGCAAGTGCTGAAGAAGGCAACTCAGCAGATCGGCAAAGGGGATTTCAACGTCGGATTGGAGAAGTCCCGTAACCGGAAAGACGAATTCGGGGATTTGGCGGAGCATTTCGCGCGAATGGCGGAATCGATCCGGCAGCTTGATCGGATGAGGCAAGAATTCGTGGCGAACGTCTCGCACGAATTTCAGACGCCGCTGACGTCTATTCAGGGTTTCGCCCGCGCCGTGCTGGACAAGCAGGTGAACGCCAAGCAATCCGAGCGTTATTTGACGATCATTGAGCAGGAGAGCAAGCGGCTTTCTTCTCTAAGTAAACAATTGCTTAAACTCGCCGCTTTGGATAAGGAAGACCAGCGCTTGCAAATGACAACCTTTCGCCTGGATGAACAAATCCGCGAGATCATCATTATGCTGGAGTGGCAATGGTCGGAGAAGCGGCTGAACCTCGAATTGGAATTGCCTGAAATATCGATTGCCGCGGATGCCCATCTGCTCTACGAGGTATGGCTCAACCTGATCTCCAACGGCATTTATTTTACGCCGATCGGAGGTACGGTCAGCGTTGAGATCAGAGACGACGGTGCGGATGGCATCGTCGTCGAAATCCGCGATTCCGGGATCGGCATACCCGAATCGGAGCTTAAGCTTATTTTCGAAAGGTTTCATAAGGCCGACAAAGTAAGAAGCAGATCCTCTTCGGGCAGCGGTCTGGGGTTATCCATCGTCAGTAAAATCATCGCGCTTCATCAAGGAACGATCGAAGTCCGCAGCGAAGTGGGTAAAGGATCGACTTTTATCGTCCGCTTCCCCCGCTAA
- a CDS encoding type IA DNA topoisomerase yields the protein MKTLVIAEKPDMGRNIAAVIEPKAQNKRSYLEGENYIITWAIGHLIGLAEPDLYDDKYKKWRFGDLPIIPDAFKLLPNPRTKDQLQVIEDLAARSDALVNACDAGREGQHIFSLIVRHLHLRQPVKRLWISDLTAETIRKGFDQLKDNTEYDNLTQAARARSEADWLIGMNGSRAFTTKHNELLSVGRVQTPVLALIYDRQKQIEAFDSLKFYDITGLFSQQATNYRGIWQGERLTDPDKAEAIAAKVRGKTGTIASYEVKDTKEYPWKLYDLTLLQREANGKFSFSAKKTLDVAQALYEKHKVISYPRTNSNYVNEQNIPEMHKILDAMRSSPDYGDFVQGANKRLVHTGNKNVCNPTKVEDHHAIMPTMKKPQGLSPDERKLYDLIVKRFLSHFYPAAEYKVHTVMTDVEKENFKTTVKQLLSLGWKVIYGADAAPKSASKDKGKDKEDGAGSAEDEEQETDAPFEIDPQQPVVCAEVEVKEKETQPPKHYTEGTLLKAMESAGKQIEDEELRDAMKDSGLGTPATRAATIERLKQVGYIDMQGKKIVITPKGRTAIELIRGAGIELLTSPEMTGQWERRLTEISRGQASADAFMGNVKKFTWQIIDKVNVQRPAAKNAFARPEPPAKAPRGKKAADGEAAPKKTRSNSGSAKAGSSGAGAAKATSSSASSASSTASAAQPSTIGICPSPGCGGHIFMGRKGYGCSNYKTGCGFVIWKESFDRTLTDTMVKALIEKGKTAKLKFGGKDGEETYEARIVLKNAVTGELELERE from the coding sequence TTGAAGACGTTGGTCATAGCGGAAAAACCGGATATGGGCCGCAACATTGCCGCCGTCATTGAACCGAAGGCACAGAATAAGCGCTCGTACTTGGAGGGCGAAAACTACATCATTACATGGGCGATCGGCCATCTTATCGGACTAGCCGAGCCCGATTTGTACGACGACAAATATAAAAAGTGGAGATTCGGCGATCTGCCGATTATTCCCGATGCGTTTAAGCTGCTTCCGAACCCGAGGACGAAGGATCAGCTGCAGGTGATCGAAGACCTTGCGGCGCGGAGCGATGCGCTCGTTAACGCTTGCGATGCCGGGCGGGAGGGGCAGCATATTTTCTCGCTGATCGTGAGGCATTTGCATTTGCGGCAGCCGGTCAAGCGGTTATGGATTTCCGACCTTACGGCGGAGACGATTCGCAAAGGCTTCGATCAATTGAAGGACAATACGGAATACGACAACCTGACTCAGGCGGCCCGAGCGAGGAGCGAAGCGGATTGGCTTATTGGCATGAACGGGTCGCGCGCGTTCACGACCAAGCATAACGAGCTGCTGTCCGTCGGTCGGGTGCAGACGCCGGTGCTTGCGTTGATCTATGATCGGCAGAAGCAGATCGAAGCGTTCGATTCCTTGAAATTTTACGACATTACGGGATTGTTCTCGCAACAGGCGACTAACTATAGAGGAATCTGGCAGGGAGAACGGCTTACAGATCCCGACAAAGCCGAAGCGATCGCCGCTAAGGTGAGAGGGAAGACGGGGACGATCGCCAGCTACGAGGTGAAGGATACGAAAGAGTATCCTTGGAAGCTGTACGATCTGACTCTGCTTCAACGGGAGGCGAATGGGAAATTCAGTTTCTCGGCCAAGAAGACGTTAGACGTGGCGCAGGCTCTGTATGAGAAACATAAAGTGATCTCTTACCCGCGTACGAACTCCAACTACGTGAACGAGCAGAACATACCGGAAATGCACAAAATACTGGATGCGATGCGAAGCTCGCCGGACTATGGGGATTTCGTACAGGGTGCGAATAAGAGGCTCGTGCATACGGGCAACAAAAACGTGTGCAATCCGACTAAGGTCGAAGATCATCACGCGATCATGCCGACGATGAAAAAACCGCAAGGACTCAGTCCGGACGAGCGTAAGCTGTATGATCTGATCGTAAAACGATTCTTGTCCCATTTCTATCCTGCGGCCGAATATAAAGTACACACTGTGATGACCGATGTAGAGAAGGAGAACTTCAAGACTACGGTTAAACAATTACTGTCGTTGGGATGGAAAGTGATTTACGGCGCCGACGCCGCGCCGAAATCCGCCAGCAAAGACAAAGGCAAAGACAAGGAAGACGGAGCGGGTTCCGCGGAAGACGAGGAACAGGAGACGGATGCTCCGTTCGAGATCGATCCACAGCAACCGGTCGTCTGCGCCGAAGTCGAGGTGAAGGAGAAGGAAACGCAGCCTCCGAAGCATTACACCGAAGGCACGCTGCTGAAGGCCATGGAGAGCGCGGGCAAACAGATCGAGGACGAAGAGCTTCGCGACGCGATGAAGGATTCCGGGCTGGGCACTCCGGCTACGCGTGCGGCGACGATCGAACGGCTGAAGCAGGTCGGGTATATCGACATGCAAGGGAAGAAGATCGTCATTACGCCGAAGGGGCGTACTGCCATCGAGCTCATTCGCGGAGCCGGAATCGAGCTGCTTACTTCGCCGGAGATGACCGGGCAATGGGAGCGGCGGCTCACGGAGATTTCCCGCGGACAAGCCTCGGCGGACGCTTTCATGGGCAACGTGAAGAAGTTCACGTGGCAAATTATTGACAAGGTTAACGTTCAGCGACCGGCGGCTAAAAATGCTTTTGCGCGGCCGGAGCCTCCAGCCAAGGCTCCGCGAGGCAAGAAGGCGGCGGACGGGGAAGCGGCTCCGAAGAAAACGAGGAGCAACTCGGGTTCGGCGAAAGCAGGAAGTTCCGGCGCTGGAGCAGCTAAAGCTACGAGCTCATCTGCTTCGTCAGCTTCGTCTACCGCGTCCGCCGCACAACCGAGCACGATCGGCATTTGCCCGAGTCCCGGCTGCGGCGGCCATATTTTCATGGGGCGCAAAGGCTACGGATGCAGCAACTACAAGACGGGCTGCGGCTTCGTCATCTGGAAAGAAAGCTTCGATCGTACGTTAACCGATACGATGGTCAAAGCGCTCATCGAGAAGGGCAAGACGGCTAAGCTGAAATTCGGCGGCAAAGACGGCGAAGAAACTTACGAAGCCCGGATCGTCTTGAAGAATGCCGTGACGGGCGAGCTTGAACTTGAGCGGGAATAG
- a CDS encoding response regulator transcription factor — protein MRIHIVVADDDPSIRELLKLVLSKEGYVVLEAEDGAQASRLCESEQVHLAIVDVMMPGLDGLELCREIREHYDIPVIMLTAKGQLEDKEQGYLAGTDDYMVKPFEPKELLFRIKALLRRYRMVSSEMIRLGNVSIDRKGYEIRLGDEPITIPLREFELLAQLASQPGRIYTREQLIQLIWGADYDGDSRTVDVHIKRLRERFADCQGDFVITTIRGLGYKLEAREEP, from the coding sequence ATGAGAATACATATTGTCGTCGCGGATGACGATCCTTCGATCAGAGAGTTGCTTAAACTAGTACTGAGTAAAGAAGGGTATGTCGTACTCGAAGCCGAGGATGGCGCGCAAGCTTCTCGATTGTGCGAGAGCGAGCAGGTACATTTGGCGATCGTAGACGTGATGATGCCCGGATTAGACGGGCTTGAGCTATGCCGCGAAATTCGGGAGCATTACGATATTCCGGTTATTATGCTGACTGCGAAGGGACAGCTTGAAGATAAGGAGCAAGGTTACTTGGCCGGTACGGATGATTACATGGTTAAGCCGTTCGAGCCGAAGGAGTTGCTATTCCGTATCAAAGCGTTGCTGCGAAGATATCGGATGGTGTCGTCGGAAATGATCCGGTTAGGCAACGTGAGCATTGATCGCAAAGGGTACGAGATCCGGTTAGGCGACGAGCCGATTACGATCCCGTTGCGCGAATTCGAACTGCTGGCGCAGCTCGCTAGCCAGCCGGGGCGAATCTATACCCGGGAACAGTTGATCCAATTGATCTGGGGAGCGGATTACGATGGCGATAGTCGAACGGTAGACGTCCATATCAAGCGGCTGCGAGAGAGGTTCGCCGACTGCCAGGGAGATTTCGTCATTACGACGATTCGCGGACTGGGATACAAGCTCGAGGCGAGGGAAGAACCATGA
- a CDS encoding AAA family ATPase produces the protein MVHSIHKRETVIGDLNPAGVCFQADLRLAELSNNRTLDYAYLSPEQTGRINRAPDQRSDLYALGMIFYEILAGSLPFQADTAEDWVYAHLTIVPKTLSELRPESAGLLESIIMKLLAKMPGDRYQSAYGLLTDLQQCDASIRKNGEIVPFAIAREDEASRFRLPPILFGRETEVDKLHGALERARSGGMACVVVSGRAGSGKTALVRKLRVPVIKDGGQYIAGKCDLMNRDIPFSPILQALRSLIRQVWSESPETVEKLRVELKLALGQGAGVIVQLLPEAAKLLGELRSVEQLAPAEAAIRFRRLLPIFIQVFASREHPLVIFLDDLQWADPATMDVLCSVVFDSSLHHLLIIGAFRDESAPHRKDHGETQADAELWIDRSFSLSKSDNPLQIEHIALLPLSYIDVRHFISHLLNENSARIRLLAEFLYHRTGGDPLYLHRLLDSLYREKKLYYCEDQAVWKWDEAVVAQMPEDPDILELIATRIRMLPPETIELLVIAAAIGHRYHPSTVALVSGRSLPHIRQLLHSVEEEGLLSLEKDSDAAEAEGGYFTFLHDRVQQVAYQMIPETEHARLHLKIGRVMRDHSSDIPEQSIFDKVYHLNLGSGKMTDEAERTELAGFNLQAGLKSKATTAYEAALHFLKIGLDLARDDGAETDSLAYRIMLEMPECEYMCGRVDRAEELLESLMARTADQVERSRIYLIRITMNAYLKRDSLAVGIGLQALAEFGWKLSMKPSTSLVVKEVAMTQIALNGMRNKLPNLPVNHDSHYKALSELVKAMSTSVFTLSLELSAVLFSRFVRYGLKHGNNEAFAYILAGYGLVILRNKISFFQTGLYYINTAFRLSASLDSADLLCRLHYIMGLAVLLHDPDEGVEHLEQSVRYGMESANLTYVNIAMLTSATTHVGNLDSLSARLTTFEDVPQQLVDKVTLNIFRIARWYLARLQGLAGENDEVAMPVQNERFEETLNHEVYYTCSCKIEISYLFGRYDEALEWVEQGKFNTFRQTRMQVRKQHVYHSLTLAAIHSDAPPEERKGIRDKLAQQLQEMKKWSDYYGRKSSACLLVKAELQRIDGNRVDAARGYEDAIREARSEGNRLIEAISCERASLFYREAGSTTGADILLADACDAYSVWGATAKARKLREANPELEAARVERQVNRVTVVDEEGSIQATREIMQINVDEKTLIKKISEWARSEDSHNVMHLFLESAISYSGAEQGYVLNSFDNGLSIENQLGERVGSEVEGCYADAIVRYVVKTGESVVLSDASRSAYAADPYIRSIQPKSVLCMPVLFPGQSQSSVLYLENNLIPGVFTSERLEVLDLMITRMVYLKSLEDSRTRISATSESGDSLPVSSVNELQPLLESLSNREAEILYALADGLSNKEVAFRFGLTEGTVKNYLFHLYSKLGVKRRAQAIARARELGILD, from the coding sequence ATGGTACATTCGATCCATAAGCGGGAGACGGTCATTGGGGATTTGAATCCTGCGGGTGTTTGCTTCCAAGCGGATCTGAGATTAGCTGAGCTTTCGAACAATCGAACATTGGACTACGCTTATCTCTCTCCCGAACAAACGGGCAGAATTAATCGTGCTCCCGATCAACGTAGCGACCTGTATGCGCTAGGCATGATCTTCTATGAAATACTTGCAGGGAGCCTGCCGTTCCAAGCCGACACCGCCGAAGATTGGGTGTATGCCCACCTAACGATTGTGCCGAAAACTCTGAGCGAGCTACGACCGGAGAGCGCGGGCTTGCTGGAAAGCATTATCATGAAGCTGCTGGCGAAGATGCCGGGAGATCGTTATCAGAGCGCGTACGGGTTGTTAACCGACCTTCAACAGTGCGACGCATCTATTAGAAAGAACGGGGAGATCGTTCCTTTCGCAATTGCCCGGGAGGATGAGGCCAGCCGCTTTCGGCTCCCGCCTATCCTATTCGGACGTGAAACGGAAGTGGATAAGCTTCATGGAGCATTGGAGCGGGCTCGATCGGGAGGAATGGCTTGCGTAGTCGTTTCCGGTCGGGCGGGCAGCGGAAAAACCGCGCTTGTCCGCAAGCTTCGGGTTCCCGTTATTAAAGATGGCGGGCAGTATATTGCAGGCAAATGCGATTTAATGAATCGGGATATTCCATTCTCGCCGATCCTTCAGGCGCTTCGAAGTTTGATTCGGCAAGTTTGGAGCGAATCTCCGGAAACAGTCGAGAAGCTGCGAGTAGAGTTAAAGCTGGCGTTAGGCCAAGGAGCCGGCGTTATTGTTCAGCTTCTACCGGAAGCGGCGAAGCTTCTTGGAGAGCTTCGTTCCGTGGAACAACTGGCTCCTGCCGAAGCGGCTATTCGTTTTCGCCGGTTGTTGCCTATTTTTATTCAAGTATTCGCGAGTAGGGAACATCCTCTCGTTATTTTCCTGGACGATCTCCAATGGGCCGATCCGGCTACGATGGATGTTCTTTGTTCGGTCGTATTCGACTCTTCCTTGCATCATTTATTAATCATTGGCGCGTTCCGGGACGAATCGGCACCGCACCGGAAGGATCATGGAGAGACCCAAGCCGATGCGGAATTATGGATTGATCGATCCTTTTCCTTGAGCAAGTCCGATAATCCTCTACAGATTGAACATATTGCGCTCCTTCCGTTATCCTACATCGATGTAAGACATTTTATATCCCATCTTTTGAACGAAAATTCGGCTCGCATCCGATTGTTGGCGGAATTCCTTTACCATCGAACAGGCGGCGATCCGCTATATTTACACCGTCTGCTGGATAGTCTCTACCGGGAGAAAAAGCTTTATTATTGCGAGGATCAAGCAGTCTGGAAATGGGATGAGGCAGTAGTCGCGCAGATGCCCGAGGATCCGGACATTCTGGAGTTAATAGCAACTCGCATCCGTATGCTTCCCCCTGAAACGATCGAACTTCTTGTCATAGCAGCCGCCATCGGTCATCGTTACCATCCGTCGACCGTTGCTCTAGTAAGCGGCCGTTCCTTGCCCCATATCCGCCAGCTTCTGCATTCAGTAGAGGAAGAGGGACTATTGTCGCTTGAGAAAGATTCCGACGCAGCGGAAGCGGAAGGTGGTTATTTTACTTTCCTACATGATCGGGTGCAGCAAGTCGCGTATCAAATGATTCCCGAAACGGAACATGCGCGCCTGCATCTTAAGATTGGACGGGTTATGCGCGACCATTCATCGGATATCCCCGAACAATCTATCTTCGATAAGGTCTATCATTTAAACTTGGGTAGCGGCAAGATGACGGACGAAGCGGAAAGAACGGAACTGGCCGGCTTTAATCTTCAGGCAGGATTGAAATCGAAAGCGACGACAGCCTACGAGGCTGCTTTGCATTTTCTGAAAATCGGTTTGGATCTCGCTCGGGACGATGGGGCGGAGACCGATTCGCTTGCTTATCGCATCATGCTGGAGATGCCCGAATGCGAATATATGTGCGGGCGCGTCGATCGTGCGGAAGAGCTGCTCGAATCTTTGATGGCCCGTACCGCCGATCAGGTTGAGCGTTCCCGTATTTATTTGATTAGAATAACGATGAACGCGTATCTCAAGAGAGATTCTCTCGCCGTGGGGATCGGTCTACAGGCACTAGCGGAATTCGGGTGGAAGCTGTCGATGAAGCCGTCTACATCGCTCGTTGTCAAAGAAGTGGCCATGACGCAGATCGCATTGAACGGCATGCGTAATAAATTGCCGAATCTTCCCGTTAACCACGATTCCCATTACAAAGCTTTGTCGGAACTGGTAAAGGCGATGTCGACATCTGTGTTTACTTTAAGCTTGGAACTGTCCGCCGTGTTGTTTTCCAGATTTGTTCGCTATGGCTTGAAACATGGAAACAACGAAGCATTTGCTTATATCCTTGCGGGTTACGGTTTGGTTATTCTTAGGAACAAGATTTCTTTCTTCCAAACCGGACTTTATTATATAAATACGGCATTTCGACTATCGGCCTCTTTGGACAGCGCGGACCTGCTATGCCGATTGCACTATATTATGGGACTCGCAGTGCTCTTGCACGATCCGGACGAAGGCGTCGAGCATCTCGAGCAATCCGTGCGTTATGGGATGGAATCCGCCAATCTGACTTACGTGAATATAGCGATGCTGACGAGCGCGACGACCCATGTCGGAAATTTAGATTCCTTGTCCGCCCGGTTAACGACTTTTGAAGATGTTCCGCAGCAGCTTGTAGATAAAGTCACGCTTAACATCTTTCGAATTGCGAGATGGTATTTAGCAAGATTGCAGGGCCTGGCTGGAGAAAACGATGAAGTCGCGATGCCGGTGCAGAACGAACGGTTCGAGGAAACGCTGAACCATGAGGTCTATTATACTTGCTCCTGCAAGATTGAAATCTCCTATTTGTTCGGACGCTACGATGAAGCTCTCGAATGGGTGGAGCAAGGCAAGTTCAACACGTTCAGACAGACTCGGATGCAAGTCCGCAAACAGCATGTTTATCATTCGTTGACGCTGGCAGCCATTCATTCGGATGCTCCGCCGGAAGAGCGCAAAGGCATTCGTGACAAGCTTGCTCAACAATTGCAAGAGATGAAGAAATGGTCCGACTATTACGGGCGGAAGTCTTCGGCTTGCTTACTCGTCAAGGCCGAGCTGCAGCGAATCGACGGAAATCGCGTAGATGCCGCAAGAGGGTACGAAGACGCGATCCGGGAAGCACGCAGCGAAGGAAACCGTTTAATAGAAGCCATCTCTTGCGAACGGGCGTCATTATTTTATAGGGAAGCAGGGAGTACTACCGGAGCGGATATCCTATTGGCAGATGCTTGCGATGCCTATTCGGTATGGGGAGCTACAGCAAAAGCGAGAAAATTAAGAGAAGCAAACCCGGAGCTTGAAGCGGCAAGAGTTGAACGGCAAGTGAATCGAGTTACCGTAGTTGATGAAGAAGGATCCATTCAAGCTACGCGCGAGATCATGCAAATAAACGTCGACGAAAAAACTCTCATAAAGAAAATTTCGGAATGGGCGAGATCAGAGGACAGTCATAACGTGATGCACCTCTTCCTAGAGTCGGCGATTAGTTATTCGGGCGCGGAACAGGGATATGTGTTGAATAGTTTCGATAATGGCTTATCTATCGAAAACCAGTTAGGTGAGAGAGTAGGTAGCGAAGTAGAGGGTTGTTACGCGGACGCGATCGTACGTTATGTCGTCAAGACGGGGGAATCGGTCGTACTCTCGGATGCTTCGCGCAGCGCTTATGCGGCAGATCCTTATATCCGCTCCATCCAGCCGAAGTCCGTTCTGTGCATGCCTGTTCTTTTTCCGGGACAATCGCAATCTTCCGTGCTTTATTTGGAAAATAATTTGATCCCCGGCGTATTTACTTCGGAGAGGCTTGAAGTGTTGGATCTTATGATCACCCGAATGGTGTACTTGAAGTCGTTGGAGGATTCCCGTACGCGGATCAGCGCGACAAGCGAATCTGGAGACAGTCTACCGGTCAGTTCCGTCAATGAGTTACAGCCGCTCTTAGAATCGCTGTCGAACCGAGAAGCGGAAATTCTGTACGCGCTGGCGGACGGATTATCCAACAAGGAAGTCGCTTTTCGTTTCGGATTAACGGAAGGTACAGTCAAAAATTACTTATTTCATCTGTACAGCAAGCTAGGAGTCAAACGGAGAGCTCAGGCGATTGCGCGCGCGAGAGAACTGGGAATACTAGATTAG